In Nocardioides sp. zg-1228, a single window of DNA contains:
- a CDS encoding GNAT family N-acetyltransferase, giving the protein MLRTREQVRVLGPGDRDAFIALAEQDPVVNVFADYRARLTNLDERWLGGQVWGRFDDGELVAGCHLGANLVPVQCTPEDVGAFADVALRRRSTVGTIVGPADVVAALWEIVEPRWARPREIRSDQPHLEADRVPAVAADPGVRVTTPRDLELLYPACVAMYTEEVGVSPESDTGGGELYRARIQQLIGRGWSMASFDADGVVFKAEVACLTPYAAQVQGVWVRPDRRGQGLATSGMAAVVAHVLGSGMAPVVSLYVNEWNAPARAAYARVGFRQTATFATLMF; this is encoded by the coding sequence GTGCTGAGGACCCGCGAGCAGGTGCGCGTGCTGGGCCCGGGCGACCGGGACGCGTTCATCGCGCTCGCCGAGCAGGACCCGGTCGTCAACGTCTTCGCCGACTACCGCGCGCGCCTGACCAACCTCGACGAGCGGTGGCTGGGGGGCCAGGTCTGGGGCCGGTTCGACGACGGGGAGCTCGTCGCGGGGTGCCACCTCGGCGCCAACCTGGTCCCGGTGCAGTGCACCCCCGAGGACGTGGGTGCGTTCGCCGACGTCGCCCTGCGCCGCCGCAGCACCGTCGGCACGATCGTCGGCCCGGCCGACGTGGTGGCCGCCCTGTGGGAGATCGTGGAGCCGCGCTGGGCGCGCCCGCGCGAGATCCGGTCCGACCAGCCGCACCTCGAGGCCGACCGGGTCCCGGCCGTGGCCGCCGACCCCGGCGTGCGGGTCACGACTCCTCGCGACCTCGAGCTCCTCTACCCGGCATGCGTGGCGATGTACACCGAGGAGGTCGGCGTCTCCCCGGAGAGCGACACCGGAGGGGGTGAGCTCTACCGCGCCCGCATCCAGCAGCTCATCGGTCGCGGCTGGTCGATGGCGAGCTTCGACGCCGACGGGGTGGTGTTCAAGGCCGAGGTCGCCTGCCTCACCCCGTACGCAGCCCAGGTGCAGGGGGTCTGGGTCCGCCCGGACCGCCGTGGCCAGGGGCTCGCCACCAGCGGGATGGCGGCCGTCGTCGCGCACGTCCTCGGGTCCGGCATGGCGCCCGTGGTCTCGCTCTACGTCAACGAGTGGAACGCACCCGCGCGAGCGGCCTACGCACGGGTGGGCTTCCGGCAGACGGCGACCTTCGCCACGCTGATGTTCTAG
- a CDS encoding proline--tRNA ligase, with translation MTGRILRMSTLFVRTLRDDPNDAEVPSHRLLVRAGYIRRAAPGIYTWLPLGLRVLRRIEDIIREEMDDMGAQELSFPALLPKEPYEATGRWDDYGPNIFRLQDRKGADYLLGPTHEEMFTLVVKDLYSSYKDLPLSIYQIQTKYRDEARPRAGLLRGREFVMKDSYSFDIDDAGLAESYQKHRDAYVRIFDRLGFEYVIVKATSGAMGGSASEEFLAKAEVGEDTYVRCTQCDYAANVEAVTVPSPPALAYDDVPAAHVEETPDTPTIETLVEHLNTAHPRDDRPWAAGDTLKNVLVVLKHPDGTREPLAIGVPGDREVDQKRLEGQLEPIEVEAMGEAEIAKHPALVRGYIGPEVLGEESTSGIRYLVDPRVVEGTRWVTGANVAGSHVLDLVVGRDFTPDGTIEAADVRDGDACPSCDQGTLESARGVEMGHIFQLGRKYADALGLKVLDEFGKLVTVTMGSYGIGPSRAVAAIAEGTLDDLGLCWPRDVAPADVHVVAAGKDEAILAAAEVLAQELKGAGLEVLLDDRTGKVSPGVKFKDAELIGVPTIVTVGRGLADGNVEVRDRRTGDREDVPVGTAAARITDIVRS, from the coding sequence ATGACTGGCCGCATCCTCCGCATGTCGACCCTGTTCGTGCGCACCCTGCGCGACGACCCCAACGACGCCGAGGTGCCGAGCCACCGGCTGCTGGTGCGTGCCGGCTACATCCGACGTGCCGCCCCGGGCATCTACACGTGGCTGCCGCTCGGCCTCCGGGTGCTGCGCAGGATCGAGGACATCATCCGCGAGGAGATGGACGACATGGGCGCCCAGGAGCTGTCGTTCCCGGCGCTGCTGCCCAAGGAGCCCTACGAGGCCACCGGCCGCTGGGACGACTACGGCCCCAACATCTTCCGGCTCCAGGACCGCAAGGGCGCCGACTACCTGCTCGGCCCCACCCACGAGGAGATGTTCACCCTCGTGGTCAAGGACCTCTACTCCTCCTACAAGGACCTGCCGCTCTCGATCTACCAGATCCAGACCAAGTACCGCGACGAGGCGCGACCCCGCGCCGGCCTGCTGCGTGGGCGCGAGTTCGTCATGAAGGACTCCTACTCCTTCGACATCGACGACGCCGGGCTCGCGGAGTCCTACCAGAAGCACCGCGACGCCTACGTCCGCATCTTCGACCGGCTCGGGTTCGAGTACGTCATCGTCAAGGCCACCTCCGGTGCCATGGGCGGGTCGGCGAGCGAGGAGTTCCTGGCCAAGGCGGAGGTCGGCGAGGACACCTACGTCCGCTGCACGCAGTGCGACTACGCCGCCAACGTCGAGGCCGTCACGGTCCCCTCACCGCCCGCGCTCGCCTACGACGACGTCCCCGCGGCGCACGTCGAGGAGACCCCCGACACGCCCACCATCGAGACGCTGGTCGAGCACCTCAACACGGCCCACCCCCGCGACGACCGGCCGTGGGCGGCCGGCGACACGCTCAAGAACGTGCTCGTCGTCCTCAAGCACCCCGACGGCACCCGTGAGCCGCTGGCCATCGGGGTCCCCGGCGACCGCGAGGTCGACCAGAAGCGCCTCGAGGGCCAGCTCGAGCCGATCGAGGTCGAGGCGATGGGCGAGGCCGAGATCGCCAAGCACCCGGCCCTGGTGCGGGGCTACATCGGCCCCGAGGTGCTGGGCGAGGAGTCCACGTCCGGCATCCGCTACCTCGTCGACCCCCGGGTCGTGGAGGGCACCCGCTGGGTCACCGGCGCCAACGTGGCCGGCTCGCACGTCCTCGACCTGGTCGTCGGGCGCGACTTCACCCCCGACGGCACCATCGAGGCCGCCGACGTCCGCGACGGCGACGCCTGCCCCAGCTGCGACCAGGGCACCCTCGAGTCGGCGCGTGGCGTCGAGATGGGCCACATCTTCCAGCTCGGCCGCAAGTACGCCGACGCGCTCGGGCTCAAGGTGCTCGACGAGTTCGGCAAGCTCGTCACCGTGACGATGGGCTCCTACGGCATCGGCCCGTCGCGTGCCGTGGCGGCCATCGCCGAGGGCACGCTCGACGACCTCGGCCTGTGCTGGCCGCGCGACGTCGCGCCCGCCGACGTCCACGTCGTCGCCGCCGGCAAGGACGAGGCGATCCTCGCCGCCGCCGAGGTGCTCGCCCAGGAGCTCAAGGGCGCGGGCCTCGAGGTGCTCCTCGACGACCGCACGGGCAAGGTCAGCCCGGGCGTGAAGTTCAAGGACGCCGAGCTCATCGGCGTGCCCACCATCGTCACGGTCGGCCGTGGCCTCGCCGACGGCAACGTCGAGGTGCGCGACCGGCGCACCGGCGACCGCGAGGACGTCCCCGTCGGCACGGCGGCCGCGCGCATCACCGACATCGTCCGCAGCTGA
- a CDS encoding HAD family hydrolase — protein MARGQIEAVIFDWGGTLTRWHDVDFHAESVALAQAVRRTPTPHDDHHAWATRLHRAGDVVWGRSRDHQQSATIADLFTEAGLDHDPDLLAAYYEFWEPHTATDPEVGPMWRELRDAGLKVGVLSNTIWPREWHVGFFERDGVYDLVDGDVYTSEIPWTKPSQRAFRAAMDAVGVDDPAACVYVGDRLFDDIWGAHNAGMRAIHVPLSTIPATQVGHTEGEPDATVTSLAQVPAVVRRLGTA, from the coding sequence ATGGCACGCGGGCAGATCGAGGCGGTCATCTTCGACTGGGGCGGCACGCTGACGCGCTGGCACGACGTGGACTTCCACGCCGAGTCGGTCGCGCTGGCCCAGGCGGTGCGTCGTACGCCCACGCCGCACGACGACCACCACGCGTGGGCCACGCGGCTGCACCGCGCCGGCGACGTCGTCTGGGGCCGCTCCCGCGACCACCAGCAGAGCGCGACGATCGCCGACCTCTTCACCGAGGCGGGCCTCGACCACGACCCCGACCTGCTCGCCGCCTACTACGAGTTCTGGGAGCCGCACACCGCCACCGACCCCGAGGTGGGTCCGATGTGGCGCGAGCTGCGCGACGCGGGACTCAAGGTCGGGGTGCTGTCCAACACGATCTGGCCGAGGGAGTGGCACGTCGGCTTCTTCGAGCGCGACGGCGTCTACGACCTGGTCGACGGCGACGTCTACACCAGCGAGATCCCGTGGACCAAGCCCTCCCAGCGCGCCTTTCGCGCCGCGATGGACGCCGTCGGTGTCGACGACCCGGCGGCGTGCGTCTACGTGGGGGACCGGCTCTTCGACGACATCTGGGGCGCACACAACGCGGGCATGCGCGCGATCCACGTGCCGCTGAGCACCATCCCGGCGACCCAGGTCGGCCACACCGAGGGCGAGCCCGACGCCACGGTCACGTCGCTGGCGCAGGTGCCGGCCGTGGTGCGTCGTCTCGGCACCGCCTGA
- a CDS encoding ferritin-like domain-containing protein: MSVLDALQTTLADEHAALYAYGVLGARTSQAASPELFDTLTSGYRRHRARRDQLRLMVGDAGGEPVAAAPAYDVANALRRPQQVARAAQLLEATSVEVLLALVAQSSGAVREWALTEATWSATWEVRLGASATTWPGAPELDGA, translated from the coding sequence ATGAGCGTCCTCGACGCCCTGCAGACGACCCTCGCCGACGAGCACGCGGCGCTCTACGCCTACGGCGTGCTCGGGGCGCGCACCTCGCAGGCCGCCTCCCCCGAGCTGTTCGACACCCTGACCTCCGGCTACCGTCGGCACCGGGCCCGGCGCGACCAGCTGCGGCTGATGGTGGGCGACGCTGGCGGCGAGCCGGTCGCCGCCGCCCCCGCGTACGACGTGGCCAACGCCCTGCGCCGACCGCAGCAGGTCGCCCGTGCCGCCCAACTGCTGGAGGCGACGAGCGTCGAGGTGCTCCTCGCCCTCGTGGCGCAGTCGAGCGGCGCCGTGCGCGAGTGGGCGCTCACCGAGGCGACCTGGTCGGCGACGTGGGAGGTGCGGCTCGGCGCCAGCGCCACCACCTGGCCCGGGGCCCCGGAGCTCGACGGGGCCTAG
- a CDS encoding sigma-70 family RNA polymerase sigma factor, translated as MSEDRRAEGQSDQSPWDMASGAFTAWRSGDAGAVDELVSAMTPVLWHVVRSYGHDKEVAEDVMQATWLGFVRLHRTIEDPQAVASWLITSARRGAAAHTRAARRATPTEDEALHAALPDTESAEALAVLDDEAARLWRAVATVDERCRKLLRVVAFMDRPDYQSLSRELGMPVGSIGPTRARCLAKVRTALNEGGKR; from the coding sequence ATGTCAGAGGACCGCAGGGCTGAGGGGCAGTCCGACCAGTCACCGTGGGACATGGCCAGTGGGGCGTTCACCGCCTGGCGTTCGGGGGACGCAGGTGCGGTGGACGAGCTGGTGTCCGCGATGACGCCGGTGCTCTGGCACGTGGTGCGCAGCTACGGGCACGACAAGGAGGTCGCCGAGGACGTGATGCAGGCGACCTGGCTCGGCTTCGTACGGCTGCACCGGACCATCGAGGACCCGCAGGCGGTCGCGTCCTGGCTGATCACCTCAGCCAGGCGCGGCGCAGCCGCACACACGAGGGCCGCGCGACGCGCGACCCCCACGGAGGACGAGGCGCTGCACGCCGCACTCCCGGACACGGAGTCGGCCGAGGCCCTGGCCGTCCTCGACGACGAGGCGGCCCGGCTGTGGCGAGCCGTGGCCACCGTCGACGAGCGGTGCCGCAAGCTGCTGCGAGTCGTGGCGTTCATGGACCGCCCCGACTACCAGTCACTCAGCCGGGAGCTCGGCATGCCGGTCGGGAGCATCGGTCCCACCCGGGCCCGGTGCCTGGCCAAGGTCCGCACCGCACTCAACGAAGGAGGAAAGCGATGA
- the ispG gene encoding flavodoxin-dependent (E)-4-hydroxy-3-methylbut-2-enyl-diphosphate synthase has product MTSGPSVSLGMPALPPPVLAPRRRTRQIKVGSVGVGSDSPISVQSMTTTLTSDVNATLQQIAELTATGCDIVRVACPSQDDADALPEIARHSQIPVIADIHFQPKYVFAAIDAGCAAVRVNPGNIRKFDDQVKEIARAAKDRGTSIRIGVNAGSLDKRLLERYGKATPEALVESAVWEAGLFEEHDFHDFKISVKHNDPVVMVRAYELLAEAGDWPLHLGVTEAGPAFQGTIKSAVAFGHLLSKGIGDTIRVSLSAPPVEEVKVGLQILESLNLKPRRLEIVSCPSCGRAQVDVYKLAEEVTAGLDGMEVPLRVAVMGCVVNGPGEAREADLGVASGNGKGQIFVKGEVIKTVPESQIVETLIEEAMRLAEGMEAVEGAEASVSVS; this is encoded by the coding sequence ATGACCTCCGGCCCATCCGTCTCGCTGGGCATGCCCGCCCTCCCGCCCCCCGTCCTGGCCCCGCGCCGCAGGACCCGCCAGATCAAGGTGGGCTCGGTGGGCGTCGGCAGCGACTCGCCGATCTCGGTGCAGTCGATGACCACGACGCTGACCTCCGACGTCAACGCGACCCTCCAGCAGATCGCCGAGCTCACGGCCACCGGCTGTGACATCGTGCGCGTGGCCTGCCCCAGCCAGGACGACGCCGACGCGCTGCCCGAGATCGCCCGCCACTCGCAGATCCCCGTCATCGCCGACATCCACTTCCAGCCCAAGTACGTCTTCGCGGCCATCGACGCCGGCTGCGCCGCGGTGCGGGTCAACCCCGGCAACATCCGCAAGTTCGACGACCAGGTCAAGGAGATCGCGCGGGCCGCCAAGGACCGCGGCACCTCGATCCGCATCGGCGTCAACGCCGGGTCGCTCGACAAGCGGCTGCTCGAGAGGTACGGCAAGGCCACCCCCGAGGCGCTCGTCGAGTCGGCCGTGTGGGAGGCCGGGCTGTTCGAGGAGCACGACTTCCACGACTTCAAGATCTCGGTCAAGCACAACGACCCGGTCGTCATGGTGCGCGCCTACGAGCTGCTCGCCGAGGCCGGCGACTGGCCGCTCCACCTCGGCGTGACCGAGGCGGGGCCCGCGTTCCAGGGCACCATCAAGTCGGCCGTAGCGTTCGGCCACCTGCTGAGCAAGGGCATCGGTGACACCATCCGGGTCTCGCTGTCGGCGCCGCCGGTCGAGGAGGTCAAGGTCGGCCTGCAGATCCTCGAGTCGCTCAACCTCAAGCCCCGCCGGCTCGAGATCGTCTCGTGCCCGTCGTGCGGGCGCGCCCAGGTCGACGTCTACAAGCTGGCCGAGGAGGTCACCGCGGGGCTCGACGGGATGGAGGTGCCGCTGCGGGTCGCCGTCATGGGCTGCGTCGTCAACGGCCCGGGGGAGGCCCGCGAGGCAGACCTCGGCGTCGCGTCCGGCAACGGCAAGGGCCAGATCTTCGTCAAGGGCGAGGTCATCAAGACCGTGCCCGAGTCGCAGATCGTGGAGACCCTCATCGAGGAGGCCATGCGCCTCGCCGAGGGGATGGAGGCGGTCGAGGGCGCCGAGGCCAGCGTCAGCGTCTCCTGA